One Flavobacteriales bacterium genomic window, TTGGAATACCGTATCAGGGATTTGATATTCATTGATATCTAATGAGTCGGCGACACCATCAAGATTTTGCAAAGGACTTACAGTATAATCGCCTTTTACGGTAAATCTTAATCCTATATATTTCTCATTAGTTCCTCCAAAATTGCCGAAAGAGCTACTTGGTTTTGATTCATATCCCCAAACAAGCCAGTTGGATCCTGAGTTCCAGAATATATTTCCAGGACTTTGTGGAGCATCATCCGTATTTGCTAAAGTGGAATTTACGGAAGACCCGCTACTTATTACAATTGGTTTTAAATAGAAATTCGTATACGTTTCTCCAGATGATGCGCCGGATATATACGTTGAAAAAGTACCAGCAATTTTGTTTGAACCATATGCGAAAATGTTTATGCCTTGTCCAACAGCGGATTCATAAGAGGCAGTGTCAACTTTACTCATTGTAATTGCGAAATCAATATTGTCATCACAATTGGTACCAGTATTATTTAAATTAATCTCAAAATTAATGATAGTATCTTGAGGGTTAAATAGAGTAGAATCTGGATCTACGTTAAATCCTACCAATTCTGCATTTGCGTTGGCACTCACACCAATTACTGCTCCGGCAACAGTAGAATAACTTGCTATTTTCTTGAGGAACTCTTTGCTTCTTATCATGTCGGCCATCAAATTTGAATAAGGTTTAAAGTTAGAAGAAATTATTAACTAAGGTTTTTACAAATGGAGAGCACAAAAAAAAGGAGCACCTTTTAATTAAAGATGCTCCTTGTTTTTTTATAAGAATATTATTTATTCTATAAATACTTTTTGTGTTCTGGATTTATCGTTAGCGCTCACTTGAACAACTTATATTCCCGTATTCAAATTGCTTACATCAATAGATTTGGAT contains:
- a CDS encoding T9SS type A sorting domain-containing protein — translated: MIRSKEFLKKIASYSTVAGAVIGVSANANAELVGFNVDPDSTLFNPQDTIINFEINLNNTGTNCDDNIDFAITMSKVDTASYESAVGQGINIFAYGSNKIAGTFSTYISGASSGETYTNFYLKPIVISSGSSVNSTLANTDDAPQSPGNIFWNSGSNWLVWGYESKPSSSFGNFGGTNEKYIGLRFTVKGDYTVSPLQNLDGVADSLDINEYQIPDTVFQTNTFYGWVLMDVGIDGWDYTVRAWAYNDTPEEGALCDVTAVNYTPNEGCSLLPEGIETSNTMTNPAPPVSIASLINIDDNVSIYSYDKTINISTTGLQNSRGTVSIYNTTGELVQQERLSGTSTSIEVNTSVSSIYLVKVDMNGGSKTQKVFIE